CCTAACCATGGAAGATGTGCTCGAAGCCCTGGTCGGCGACATCCAGGACGAACACCGCAAGACCGAACGCGGCATCCTCGCCTACCAACCCGGCAAACTGCTGGTGCGTGGCGACACCCCGCTGTTCAAGCTCGAGCGGCTGTTGGGCATCGATCTGGACCATATCGAAGCGGAGACCCTTGCCGGCCTGATCTACGAAACCCTCAAGCGCGTGCCCGAGGAAGAGGAATCACTGGAAGTCGCCGGCCTGCGGTTGATCGTCAAGAAGATGAAAGGGCCGAAGATTCTCCTGGCCAAGGTCATCAAGCTCGACTGAGACCAGTACTTGGGCGGCTGCGAGCGCACCCGCCCAGACGCCGATCGTGCCGCTCTGGCAACTTGACCGATCGGTCATCTATGGCGGGTGATCAGCATCACCGTCGCCTTCCAAGACAAGCACTTACGACCATTCGTCGGCTTGTTCGAATGTCGCCTGCAGCTGGGCAGTCCACCGCGGGCATCGATGGAATCGGTGCATGCCGTCACCTAAACAGACTGCCAAGGATTCAGCCATGCAAATCAGTGGAATCACCTCGAAAACCCTACTCGCCCTGTGCCTCGCCGGCGCTTCCCATGCTTACGCCGACTCGATCACCGATCCGATTTCGACCATCGGGGTGATCGGCTCGCACAATCAGTACAAACTGAGCACCTTTGGCGAAAGCGACAAGGAGCGTCTGAATCAGGGCGGTCTGTTCTACAACTTCGGCAACAAGCTGACGGGTCACGAAGGCTTCATCTACCAGGCCGGTATCGAAGGTCAGTACCGCGAGAAGGACGATGACGAATACAAGGCGGCCCGCGCCGACATCGACCTGGGCCTGCGCGCTGCGCTGAGCACCAACAACTACATCGACTTCGTCGTTGGCGGTGGCTACGACTGGGGCCGTATCGAGCAGGACGACGTCGGCCCGTTCGACACCAACGTCAAGCTGACCAGCAAGGCGCCGTTCGCCAAGGCGGGCGTCGGCTACAACTACCTGACCCCGGACTACACCGTGCGCCTGGAGGCCGGCGCACGCTACTCGCTCGACGCCGAAGCCGAGCTGAAAGTCAGCGGCGAAGGCAGCGACACCGTCGACCTGAAGGACAAGGCCAACCCCTACGCCGAGCTGACCGTGCTGTGGAACAAGGGCATCAACAACCTGCCGATCAGCACCAGCCTCTACTACACCCGCACCAATTACAAAATCGATAGCGACAGCGTGCTGGCGGAAAACAGCAAGCTCAAGCAGGAGCAGGTTGGCCTGAAGGTCGGCCTGGCGTTCTGATCACGCCGCCGTAATCGAATCGCCCGGCCTGCCGGGCGATTTGCATTCAGGTCGCCATACACCGGCAAACCGGCCCTGGGTGCCAGGCGTCGGGTATACTGCGCCATCGTTTCAGCACCCACGAAATCCCTTAACGCCTCTCTCACAGCTCCCCCTGATCCCATGTCGCTCAGCATCGCCTCCATCAATATCGAACGTTCCAGGCACCTGTCGCGGGTCGCCGCCTTTATCGACCGTGAGCGCCCGGAGCTGCTCTGCCTGCAGGAGCTCTGCGAGCGCGACATCCCCTTCTTCGAAGCCCTGATGGGCGGCGCCATGGCCTTTGCGCCCATGGCCCGCTATCCCGAGGAAGGCCCCGCCAATGTGGTGGGCGTCGGCATGCTGGCCCGCGGTGGCGCCCTGGCGAACCTGAGGGCCGAGTACTACTCGGGCAGCCCCGAGGGCATTCAGGAGATGGCCTTCGTCACCCTCGAGGGCAAGCGCATGGCCGACCCGCTGAGCATCGCCGAAGTGATGCTCAGCGCCACGGTCGATGGTTTCCGCGTCGCCGTCACCCATCTCAACGTCACCCCGTTCGGCAGCTCCACGCCGTACCAGCGTGAAAGCGCCGGCAAGCTGATCGCCCTCGCCGAGGCGCAAGCCACAGCAGCGGGCGGGCTGCTGCTGACTGGCGACTTCAACGCGCCGCGCGGGCGCGCCACCTTCGA
Above is a genomic segment from Pseudomonas argentinensis containing:
- a CDS encoding endonuclease/exonuclease/phosphatase family protein, whose product is MSLSIASINIERSRHLSRVAAFIDRERPELLCLQELCERDIPFFEALMGGAMAFAPMARYPEEGPANVVGVGMLARGGALANLRAEYYSGSPEGIQEMAFVTLEGKRMADPLSIAEVMLSATVDGFRVAVTHLNVTPFGSSTPYQRESAGKLIALAEAQATAAGGLLLTGDFNAPRGRATFDLIAEHFIDGIPAHYTSSIDGSLHRAGDIPFMVDGLFHTPNYRLEDARLTTGVSDHCAVSCRLSKAS